A genomic stretch from Photobacterium atrarenae includes:
- the uvrC gene encoding excinuclease ABC subunit UvrC has product MSEPLESHSFDSKSFLKTVTHQPGVYRMYDQSGEVIYVGKAKDLKKRLSSYFRTNVAGEKTRALVQKICKVDVTVTHTETEALILEHNYIKLYLPKYNVLLRDDKSYPYIFLSSSTHPRLTIHRGAKKRKGEYFGPYPDSGAVRESLHLLQKIFPVRQCEDSVYANRSRPCLMYQIGRCLGPCVKGLVSDDDYQEQVNYVRLFLQGKDRQVIASLVEKMELASQQLAFEKAATYRDQIQALRRVQEQQFVSQDSDDDMDVIGIAHEQGMACIHALYIRQGKILGSRSYFPKLPTDTELTEVLSSFVSQFYLNQAEGRVIPSVILLGAELGEEKAVIGNTLSELAGRKIELRTQSRGSRARFLKLAQTNASTALISKLNHKMTVHQRFTELREVLKLNSLARMECFDISHTMGEKTVASCVVFNQDGPLKQEYRRYNITGITGGDDYAAMAQALARRYDKQLDPDKIPDIIFIDGGRGQLSRAYDVVAPLMSEWPKRALLVGVAKGTTRKPGLETLLLVTGEEFTMPSDSPALHLIQHIRDESHNHAISGHRAQRAKVRKRSVLEDVEGIGPKRRQALLKYMGGLQELKRASREEIAKVPGISRALAEKIYDALQHG; this is encoded by the coding sequence GTGTCAGAACCGCTTGAATCCCACAGCTTTGATTCGAAAAGCTTCCTGAAAACAGTGACTCACCAGCCTGGCGTGTATCGGATGTACGACCAGTCCGGTGAGGTCATTTATGTCGGCAAAGCCAAAGATCTGAAAAAACGCCTGTCGAGCTATTTTCGGACCAATGTTGCGGGAGAGAAAACCCGGGCGCTGGTCCAGAAGATTTGCAAGGTCGATGTAACCGTGACCCACACGGAGACCGAAGCGCTGATCCTAGAGCACAACTACATTAAGTTGTATCTGCCGAAATATAATGTTCTGCTCCGCGATGATAAATCGTATCCCTATATTTTCCTCAGCAGCAGTACCCACCCGCGATTGACGATCCACCGTGGCGCTAAAAAGCGCAAGGGAGAATATTTCGGCCCGTACCCGGATTCGGGCGCGGTGCGTGAAAGCCTGCACCTGCTGCAGAAAATTTTCCCCGTTCGTCAGTGCGAAGACTCGGTGTATGCCAACCGTAGTCGGCCGTGTCTGATGTATCAGATTGGTCGCTGTCTGGGCCCGTGTGTCAAAGGGCTGGTGAGTGATGATGATTACCAGGAGCAGGTGAACTACGTCCGGTTGTTCCTCCAGGGGAAAGATCGCCAGGTGATCGCTTCACTGGTTGAGAAAATGGAGCTGGCGAGTCAGCAACTGGCGTTTGAAAAAGCGGCGACTTACCGCGATCAGATCCAGGCGCTGCGGCGGGTTCAGGAGCAGCAGTTTGTCAGCCAGGACAGCGACGATGATATGGACGTGATTGGGATTGCCCACGAGCAGGGCATGGCCTGTATTCATGCGCTCTATATTCGCCAGGGCAAAATCCTCGGCAGCCGCAGTTACTTCCCTAAATTGCCGACTGACACTGAGCTCACTGAAGTCTTGTCCAGTTTTGTCAGTCAGTTTTATCTTAATCAGGCAGAAGGCCGGGTGATTCCGTCGGTGATTTTGCTGGGGGCGGAGCTGGGTGAGGAGAAAGCTGTGATCGGCAATACACTCTCGGAGCTGGCTGGTCGAAAAATCGAACTCCGAACCCAGTCACGCGGCAGCCGGGCGCGATTCCTCAAGTTGGCCCAGACCAATGCCAGCACGGCGCTGATCAGTAAGCTCAACCATAAAATGACGGTTCACCAGCGCTTTACCGAGCTGCGTGAAGTGCTTAAGCTCAATAGCCTGGCGCGGATGGAGTGTTTCGACATCAGCCATACCATGGGTGAGAAAACCGTGGCATCGTGTGTGGTGTTCAACCAGGATGGGCCGCTGAAGCAAGAATATCGCCGCTATAACATCACCGGCATTACCGGCGGGGATGACTATGCCGCGATGGCACAAGCTTTGGCCCGGCGATATGATAAACAGTTGGATCCGGACAAAATCCCCGACATTATTTTCATTGACGGGGGTAGAGGTCAGCTTTCAAGAGCGTATGATGTAGTGGCGCCGCTGATGAGCGAGTGGCCGAAACGTGCGCTGTTGGTCGGGGTCGCCAAGGGCACCACGCGTAAACCCGGACTGGAAACCCTGCTTCTGGTGACAGGCGAAGAATTTACCATGCCGTCGGACTCGCCGGCGCTGCATTTGATCCAGCATATTCGTGATGAAAGTCACAATCACGCCATTAGTGGGCATCGGGCACAGCGGGCAAAAGTGAGAAAGCGCAGTGTGCTGGAAGATGTGGAAGGGATCGGGCCAAAGCGTCGCCAGGCACTGTTGAAATATATGGGCGGGTTACAAGAACTGAAAAGAGCAAGTCGAGAAGAAATTGCCAAGGTACCTGGTATCAGTCGTGCGCTGGCAGAAAAAATCTATGACGCATTGCAGCACGGCTAG
- the pgsA gene encoding CDP-diacylglycerol--glycerol-3-phosphate 3-phosphatidyltransferase, translating into MRLTIPNILSFIRLLLIPFFVVTFYLPYSWAPFATALIFFIAGVTDWFDGYLARKLNQTTRFGAFIDPVADKVMVAAAMVLVVEHFHSVWVTIPAVTMIGREIIISALREWMAELGKRSSVAVSWVGKVKTGSQMFALMVLLWHPNEWLVWVGYVALYVAMVLTYWSMYAYLRAAKDDLLNSEDA; encoded by the coding sequence ATGCGTTTAACGATTCCGAACATCCTCAGTTTTATCCGGCTGCTCCTTATTCCTTTCTTTGTGGTCACTTTTTATCTGCCGTATAGCTGGGCTCCTTTTGCAACTGCGTTGATTTTTTTCATTGCCGGTGTTACTGACTGGTTCGATGGCTATCTGGCACGAAAGCTCAACCAGACCACCCGGTTCGGGGCGTTCATTGATCCGGTGGCAGACAAGGTGATGGTCGCAGCGGCGATGGTGCTGGTCGTTGAACATTTTCATTCGGTTTGGGTTACGATTCCTGCCGTGACTATGATTGGCCGGGAAATTATTATCTCTGCGCTGCGTGAGTGGATGGCTGAGCTGGGCAAGCGCTCGAGCGTGGCGGTGTCCTGGGTCGGCAAGGTCAAAACCGGCTCGCAGATGTTTGCCTTGATGGTGTTACTCTGGCACCCGAATGAATGGCTGGTTTGGGTCGGTTATGTTGCCCTGTATGTGGCGATGGTGCTGACCTATTGGTCGATGTATGCCTATCTTCGGGCAGCGAAGGATGACCTGCTGAACTCTGAAGATGCCTGA